Proteins encoded within one genomic window of Sphingosinicella ginsenosidimutans:
- a CDS encoding DUF1491 family protein: MSARLASHVLVSALIRLAEEQGGFGTVLEKGDATAGAIGVVLLEKGANARFFERELAPDGRYVWTESIQHIDNEQDFNARVDRRRRADPDLWLIELDIASSERFAAEMNALC, translated from the coding sequence ATGAGCGCGCGCCTGGCGAGCCATGTCCTGGTATCGGCGCTGATCCGGCTGGCCGAGGAGCAGGGCGGCTTCGGCACGGTGCTCGAAAAGGGCGACGCAACGGCCGGGGCGATCGGGGTCGTTCTGCTCGAAAAGGGCGCAAATGCGCGCTTTTTCGAACGCGAGCTCGCGCCGGACGGTCGCTACGTCTGGACCGAATCTATCCAACACATTGATAATGAACAGGATTTCAATGCGAGGGTGGATCGGCGGCGGCGCGCCGATCCTGATCTGTGGCTGATTGAACTGGATATCGCGTCGAGCGAACGGTTCGCCGCTGAAATGAACGCGCTTTGTTGA
- the coaE gene encoding dephospho-CoA kinase (Dephospho-CoA kinase (CoaE) performs the final step in coenzyme A biosynthesis.), translating to MIVLGLTGSIGMGKSTVARMFADEGVPVFDADKTVRALQGPGGALVAPIEAAFPGSTGPEGVRRAVLADMVLHDRAVLRRLEEIVHPAVGEAREAFLAEHRDRPLVVLDVPLLFETGGEKNVDKVAVVSADPDVQRARTLSRPDMTPEKFVRIMMHQLPDAEKRKRADYVIPTDCAIDETRFAVRRIVACLSGGGDS from the coding sequence ATGATCGTCCTCGGCCTCACAGGCTCCATCGGCATGGGCAAGTCCACGGTCGCGCGCATGTTCGCCGACGAAGGCGTGCCGGTCTTCGATGCCGACAAGACGGTGCGCGCGCTCCAGGGGCCGGGCGGTGCGCTGGTCGCGCCGATCGAGGCCGCCTTTCCCGGGTCGACCGGACCGGAGGGCGTCAGGCGCGCCGTGCTTGCCGACATGGTGCTCCATGATCGCGCCGTGCTGCGCCGACTCGAGGAGATCGTCCATCCGGCGGTCGGGGAGGCCCGCGAAGCGTTTCTCGCCGAGCATCGCGATCGGCCGCTCGTGGTGCTCGACGTGCCGCTGCTTTTCGAAACGGGCGGCGAGAAGAATGTCGACAAGGTCGCGGTGGTCTCCGCCGATCCCGACGTGCAGCGCGCGCGCACCCTGTCGCGGCCCGACATGACGCCGGAAAAGTTCGTCCGCATCATGATGCATCAGCTGCCGGACGCGGAGAAGCGCAAGCGGGCCGATTATGTCATTCCGACCGACTGCGCGATCGATGAGACACGCTTTGCGGTCCGCCGGATCGTCGCTTGCCTCTCCGGCGGCGGCGATTCATAG
- a CDS encoding ankyrin repeat domain-containing protein produces MSRRNLGTLAAVLLVVAAVPALAQMGFSEAYSFLKAVRERDSSTVNGILANPSTTAINARGDDGQGALHILVRGRDSTWLSFLLSRGARPDIQDNEGTTPLMVAAQIGWIEGADLLLRNGANPNLSNSRGETPLMFAVHNVSLPMVRLLMNHHANPNQTDNVQGYSALDYARQDRRAGAIVQALSGRGIGTPAPATAGPQPR; encoded by the coding sequence ATGTCCCGCCGGAATCTCGGAACGCTCGCCGCCGTCCTCCTCGTGGTCGCTGCGGTGCCGGCCCTGGCCCAGATGGGCTTTTCCGAGGCCTATTCCTTCCTGAAGGCGGTGCGCGAGCGCGATTCCAGCACGGTGAACGGCATTCTCGCCAATCCGAGCACGACCGCGATCAACGCGCGCGGCGACGATGGCCAGGGGGCGCTCCACATCCTGGTGCGCGGACGCGACAGCACCTGGCTGAGCTTTCTCCTGTCGCGGGGGGCGCGGCCCGACATTCAGGACAATGAGGGGACGACGCCGCTGATGGTGGCGGCGCAGATCGGCTGGATCGAGGGCGCGGATCTGCTTTTGCGGAACGGGGCCAATCCCAACCTCTCCAATTCGCGCGGGGAAACGCCGCTGATGTTCGCGGTCCACAATGTCAGCCTGCCCATGGTCCGGCTGCTGATGAACCACCATGCCAATCCCAACCAGACCGACAATGTCCAGGGCTATTCGGCCCTCGATTACGCGCGGCAGGACCGGCGGGCCGGCGCGATCGTCCAGGCGCTGAGCGGCCGGGGGATCGGCACGCCGGCGCCCGCCACCGCCGGGCCGCAGCCCCGCTAA
- the hpf gene encoding ribosome hibernation-promoting factor, HPF/YfiA family: MDIRVSGHQIDTGESLQAEVDSRLQAIADKYFARAISAQVTFGKGPYDHSFTCDIVAHVPPGVVLKGRGAGATAHPAFDQAADRIEKQLRRYKRRLKARSGQAALAEEADSRAIDAAYTVFAPPPEEEEPVDNPPVVAETSVDIPSASVSDAVMLLDLRNTNALMFRNRATGAFNMVYRRGDGTIGWVEPRQ, from the coding sequence ATGGATATCCGGGTTTCCGGCCATCAGATCGACACCGGCGAATCGCTGCAGGCTGAGGTCGATTCGCGGTTGCAGGCGATCGCCGACAAATATTTCGCGCGGGCGATTTCGGCGCAGGTGACCTTCGGCAAGGGTCCTTACGATCACAGCTTCACCTGCGACATCGTCGCGCACGTGCCGCCCGGCGTGGTTCTCAAGGGACGCGGCGCCGGCGCGACCGCCCATCCCGCCTTCGATCAGGCCGCGGATCGGATCGAGAAGCAGCTGCGCCGTTACAAGCGCCGGTTGAAGGCGCGATCCGGCCAGGCCGCGCTCGCCGAGGAAGCGGATTCCCGGGCGATCGACGCCGCCTATACCGTCTTCGCGCCGCCGCCCGAAGAGGAGGAGCCGGTCGACAATCCGCCGGTCGTCGCCGAAACCAGCGTCGACATTCCGAGCGCCAGCGTGTCGGACGCGGTGATGCTGCTCGATCTCAGGAACACCAACGCCCTCATGTTCCGCAACCGGGCGACCGGCGCGTTCAACATGGTGTACCGACGAGGCGACGGGACGATCGGCTGGGTCGAGCCGCGACAATGA
- the dnaQ gene encoding DNA polymerase III subunit epsilon, translating to MREIVFDTETTGLSPANGDRLVEIGCVELVNRVETGRTFHAYFNPGRAMPSEAEAVHGLSDRFLADKPAFDELVEDLLDFIGESPLVAHNASFDFGFINHELGNCGRPTVCHSRMIDTLAIARQKFPGAKHSLDALCSRFGVDRSLRVKHGALIDAQLLAQVYVELTGGRQIGLGLGLVAETIVEETRVETPVLTAVTIRPPRPHAPSTEELERHSAFLAAMADPIWHRVESRG from the coding sequence ATGCGCGAGATCGTCTTCGATACCGAGACAACCGGCCTGTCTCCGGCCAATGGCGACCGACTGGTCGAGATCGGCTGCGTCGAGCTTGTGAACCGGGTGGAGACGGGGCGGACCTTCCACGCTTATTTCAATCCCGGCCGCGCCATGCCGAGCGAGGCGGAAGCGGTGCACGGCCTGTCGGACCGATTCCTCGCCGACAAGCCGGCCTTTGACGAGCTGGTCGAGGACCTGCTCGACTTCATCGGCGAGTCGCCGCTCGTCGCCCACAATGCGTCGTTCGATTTCGGATTCATCAATCACGAGCTGGGGAATTGCGGGCGGCCGACCGTCTGCCACAGCCGGATGATCGATACGCTCGCCATCGCGAGGCAGAAATTCCCCGGCGCCAAGCATAGCCTCGATGCCTTGTGCTCGCGTTTCGGCGTCGATCGGTCGCTTCGCGTCAAGCATGGCGCGCTGATCGACGCGCAGCTCCTTGCCCAGGTTTATGTCGAGCTTACCGGCGGCCGCCAGATCGGGCTCGGCCTCGGCCTCGTCGCCGAGACGATCGTCGAAGAGACAAGGGTGGAAACGCCCGTGCTGACCGCGGTCACGATCCGCCCGCCCCGGCCTCACGCGCCGAGCACGGAGGAGCTTGAACGACACAGCGCATTCCTGGCCGCGATGGCCGATCCGATCTGGCACCGGGTCGAGTCGCGCGGTTGA
- a CDS encoding MmcB family DNA repair protein codes for MASAPADSLRDCFADAPMVAVDVARGVTRLFHRQDACALCEVPLPNGRRADLVSIDAKGVLTIVEIKVSRADLLGDGKWTDYLDYCDYFYWAVPTGFALDPFEDAARGPDHAGLIVADRYDAAIVRAAACRPLAPARRKAETLRFARRAARRLAGSLDPGLDGLD; via the coding sequence ATGGCCTCCGCCCCTGCCGATTCGCTTCGCGACTGCTTCGCCGATGCGCCGATGGTGGCGGTCGACGTGGCGCGCGGCGTCACGCGGCTGTTCCATCGCCAGGATGCATGCGCGCTGTGCGAAGTGCCGTTGCCCAACGGACGGCGCGCCGACCTGGTCTCCATCGATGCCAAGGGCGTGCTCACCATCGTCGAGATCAAGGTGTCGCGCGCGGACCTGCTCGGCGACGGCAAGTGGACCGACTATCTCGATTATTGCGATTATTTCTATTGGGCCGTGCCGACCGGATTCGCGCTCGACCCGTTCGAGGATGCGGCGCGCGGGCCGGATCATGCCGGGCTGATCGTCGCGGATCGATATGATGCCGCGATCGTCCGGGCCGCCGCCTGTCGCCCGCTCGCGCCCGCGCGGCGCAAGGCCGAGACGTTGCGCTTCGCCCGCCGTGCGGCCCGCCGGCTCGCCGGCAGCCTCGACCCCGGGCTCGACGGACTGGATTAG
- a CDS encoding PTS sugar transporter subunit IIA codes for MNDLSELLSIEAIDDDLVAANKKGLFQQLGAAAGRLSGLAPKAIVTSLSDREKLGSTGFGNGSAIPHGKVPGLDRVFGYFARLQSPIDFQAVDNMPVDLVFLLLSPPDAGADHLKALASVSRTFRDKQVLAKLRGARSKDAIYALLAGEEALNAA; via the coding sequence ATGAACGATCTTTCCGAGCTGCTTTCGATCGAGGCCATCGACGACGATCTCGTCGCAGCCAACAAGAAGGGGCTGTTCCAGCAGCTCGGCGCCGCCGCCGGCCGTCTCTCGGGTCTCGCGCCCAAGGCGATCGTGACGTCGCTGAGCGATCGCGAGAAGCTGGGATCGACCGGCTTCGGCAATGGCAGCGCCATTCCGCACGGCAAGGTCCCCGGGCTGGATCGCGTGTTCGGCTATTTCGCCCGGTTGCAGAGCCCGATCGATTTCCAGGCGGTCGACAACATGCCGGTGGACCTCGTCTTTCTCCTGCTCTCGCCGCCTGACGCTGGCGCCGATCATCTGAAGGCGCTGGCCAGCGTCAGCCGGACGTTCCGAGACAAGCAGGTGCTCGCAAAGCTTCGGGGCGCGCGTTCGAAGGACGCGATCTATGCCCTGCTGGCCGGCGAGGAGGCGCTGAATGCCGCCTGA
- a CDS encoding cell wall hydrolase, with amino-acid sequence MRFSYRAAAATAVALSICAAAGLAGPSIASESDATPSIPYTEHGATSLSAPALGLNDLPGSTPSVGTNAPAPVAIHAVAQIPADNGDDDAEAAQPERSLADLVSDYSATDTPDEETDCLARAVYYESKGEPLAGQLTVADVILNRAHSGGRFPSSVCGVVRQAGQFSFVRRGVIPTPPAGSRDWRIAVAIAQIAMQDLADGGAPRALFFHARSVRPGWRLTRVAAIGNHVFYR; translated from the coding sequence ATGCGATTTTCCTATCGCGCCGCGGCTGCGACCGCGGTGGCGCTTTCCATTTGCGCTGCGGCCGGGCTTGCCGGCCCTTCGATCGCTTCGGAATCCGATGCGACGCCCAGCATTCCCTATACCGAGCACGGCGCGACCTCGCTCAGCGCCCCGGCGCTTGGACTCAACGACCTTCCCGGATCGACTCCTTCCGTTGGCACCAACGCGCCGGCGCCGGTCGCGATCCATGCCGTCGCGCAGATTCCCGCCGACAACGGCGATGACGATGCCGAGGCGGCGCAGCCGGAGCGCTCGCTCGCCGACCTTGTGAGCGATTACAGCGCCACCGACACGCCGGACGAGGAGACCGATTGCCTCGCCCGCGCCGTCTATTACGAATCCAAGGGCGAGCCGCTCGCCGGCCAGCTGACGGTCGCCGACGTCATCCTCAACCGCGCCCATTCCGGCGGCCGCTTTCCGTCCAGCGTCTGCGGCGTGGTCCGCCAGGCGGGCCAGTTCTCGTTCGTCCGCCGCGGCGTCATCCCGACGCCGCCGGCCGGCTCGCGCGATTGGCGGATCGCCGTGGCGATCGCGCAGATCGCGATGCAGGATCTCGCCGACGGCGGCGCGCCGAGGGCGCTTTTCTTCCATGCCCGCTCGGTCCGCCCGGGCTGGCGGCTGACCCGGGTCGCGGCGATCGGCAACCACGTCTTCTACCGCTGA
- a CDS encoding SCO family protein yields MIQRRALRALAGLGLLAAIPFLAACQRNVEQPPLAGATMGGPFTLTDQDGRRVSDTAFAGKYRLVYFGYSFCPDVCPTDLALIGAGLRQFEARDPTRAAKVQPIFISVDPARDTPPVLKRYVAAFHPRLIGLTGTPAEIARVAREYAVYYQAQPPADGAPPNAYLVDHSRMITLYDPQGRPMAILPEDQGPAGIANELDRWVR; encoded by the coding sequence ATGATCCAAAGACGCGCGCTTCGCGCTCTCGCGGGCCTCGGCCTTCTCGCCGCGATCCCCTTTCTCGCCGCCTGCCAGCGAAATGTCGAACAGCCGCCGCTGGCCGGCGCGACGATGGGCGGGCCCTTCACCCTCACCGATCAGGACGGCCGACGGGTCAGCGACACCGCCTTCGCCGGCAAATATCGGCTGGTCTATTTCGGCTACAGCTTTTGCCCCGATGTCTGCCCGACCGATCTCGCGCTGATCGGCGCCGGGCTCCGTCAGTTCGAGGCGCGCGATCCGACGCGCGCGGCCAAGGTCCAGCCGATCTTCATCAGCGTCGATCCGGCGCGCGACACGCCGCCGGTGCTGAAGCGCTATGTGGCCGCCTTCCATCCGCGGCTGATCGGCCTCACCGGAACGCCGGCGGAGATCGCCCGCGTCGCGCGCGAATATGCTGTCTATTACCAGGCCCAGCCGCCGGCGGACGGCGCGCCGCCCAATGCCTATCTCGTCGATCATTCGCGGATGATCACGCTTTATGATCCTCAGGGGCGCCCGATGGCGATCCTGCCGGAAGACCAGGGCCCGGCGGGGATCGCGAACGAGCTCGATCGCTGGGTGCGATGA
- a CDS encoding PaaI family thioesterase, protein MPPEAAGETAHFRALESLYRAAPINALFPSSLEILEPGRSRITFEVTPDTFHAARAAHGTLYFKMMDDAAFYACNSLVSDRFLLTTAFNLVFTRPIREGRITAEGRWVSGKRRVFVGEARLLMDDGEEAGRGTGTFMRSHIPLTSLDGYRPGG, encoded by the coding sequence ATGCCGCCTGAGGCGGCCGGCGAGACGGCTCATTTCCGAGCGCTTGAATCGCTCTACCGGGCGGCGCCGATCAACGCCTTGTTCCCATCCAGCCTCGAGATCCTCGAGCCGGGCCGGTCGCGGATCACGTTCGAGGTGACGCCGGACACCTTCCATGCCGCGAGAGCCGCGCATGGCACGCTCTATTTCAAGATGATGGACGATGCCGCTTTCTATGCGTGCAACAGCCTCGTCTCCGATCGCTTCCTGCTCACCACCGCCTTCAACCTGGTCTTCACCCGCCCGATCCGCGAGGGAAGGATCACCGCGGAAGGGCGATGGGTCAGTGGCAAGCGCCGCGTCTTTGTGGGCGAAGCGCGCCTGCTCATGGACGATGGCGAGGAGGCCGGGCGCGGGACGGGCACGTTCATGCGGTCCCACATCCCGCTCACCAGCCTGGACGGCTATCGGCCCGGCGGATGA